CTTGGTCGACGGCATGAAGGTCATCGACCACGAGGAGGAACGGTTGCTCTTTCGCGGCCTCGTCGAACAGGGCCAGTGCCGCGTTCAGGACGGCGATCCGGCTCGACGCGGGACCGGCGCCGAGACCGAGGGCAACCTCGAGGGCCTCCCGCGTGGAACGCGGCAGACGACCAAGCTCGTCCGGCAGTGAACCGACGAGCTGGTGGAGTCCCGCGAAGCTGATGTCAGTCTCGTATTCGACGCCACTCCCGCGGACGACCCGCACTCCTTTCGCCACCGCCAGCTCGGCTGTCGCGTCCAGGAGCGCAGTCTTCCCCACGCCCGGATCGCCGGTGAGCAGCAGGGCGGCTCCATTCGTCCCGGCCATGTCCAGGAACGCCGCCAGCTCGGCGAGTTCCCCCTCCCGGCCGACCAGTCCGGCCGGGCCGACGCTCGTGTCTGTCCTTGACCTCGCCCACATTCGCCGCGTCCTTTGCTGTACCTCGCGAAGCGGTCGATCCACCAGCCACGCACTTGCCCAGTGATTATCGCACCTACCGGCAAACGGAGCGTGAAACCATCTGCTTCGCCGCCACCCACAGCTTCTAGACGAAGAGCATGCAGAACACCAGCCAGGCGCTGCAGTCCCACCGCAACGACAGCACGAAGGTCACGCGGATCATCGCGCCGGTCGCCTCCGCCGGCTACCGCCCCCTCGTCGCCGTCCTCCGAGACCTGCACAGTCATGATGAACGGCTCGCCGAGCAGTTCGCCTCCCGCGTCTACGCCAGCGGTCGGCGTAAAATCCACGTCCGATGCGACCGAGACGGACGGATCGTCGGCGTCGACGAGGACGACGCCGAAGACCAGGAACGCGGCGACGGTGACGCCGCTCCCGAGTCCACCTGCTCCACTTCTCCGCCCTGCCCGACCCGGCGACCATCGCGGCCGTATTGCCCACCTGGGTCTGCCGACCCGGATCCCTGGTCTGACCGCAGGTCTGAAGGCCCTGCGGCGCTGATGATTCGAGAACGAGATCGCCGAGAGTGACCCAGACCGGAATTGCCCCCTGGCCCTGTTGAGGAGCCAGAGGTCGTCCTTGGTGGAGAACAAGCCCTCGATGTCAGTCTTCTTGGGGAAGCCCTTCGAGTTGGCTGGGGACGGTGATGGGGGTGGCGTCGACATTGGCTGCCTGAGCAACGTTGAGGGCCGTGGCGGTCTCGGCTCCGTCGATGACTGCGTGACCTACTCGGCGGTGCCCACAGCGCGTACGGTCGCGTGAGTCACCGCGTCCGCGCCCCGCCGTGAGAGCGTCGTCCGGGGCCAGCGGGTTCGCGGTGCCGAGCGGGTGCATCCCCGGCGTCGGCGTGAACAACGTGTCGCCGTCGTTGAGCAGGGGCACCGGACGCACGGCGCGGGCGCCTTCGTACGCAGCGCCGGCCAGTTTCCCGCGGCGGCGAGGGTTCCCTCACAGAGCTGGCACCGCGGCGCTTTCCTCGCCTCTCCGGCGCTCCGGGCCGGCCCCGAGCGCCGTTAGCGTCACCCCGGCTGTCACCGCCAGCGCCGCCACCAGTCCCACCGCGAGCACCGTCCAGTGACCCAGGAACGTACAGACGACTACCAGCAGCGCGGTGACCGGCAGCACCGACTGCTGGGCGATTCCTACCTTGTAGAAGTGCGAGTGCAGCGCCCACACCGTGAGCAGGAACAGCGCTGTCGGCAGCGTCACCGCCGCCGACGCCGACAGCGCCGAAAGGTGCGCCTTGCCCACTGCCTGCTCCACCGCCACCTCCAGGCCGGCGCCAATCGCGGCACCTGAGACGAAGATCAGATAATGGCCGTAACCCCAGAGGAAGGACTGCCGGTTGGACCGGAGGTGCCCGTGGATGGGCACCGCGAAGTACACCCACCAGGCGGCGAAGATGATCAGCAGTCCGCCGGCGGCGATGGGCACCAACTCACCCAGAGCCTCGTGCTCGTCGATCCCCGACTTCACGGCGACGGTGGCCGCTGCGATGGTCTCGCCGAGCACGATGAGCGTGAGCAGCCCGTACCGTTCAGCGATGTGGTGGGGGTGCCAGGGCGTGGGGTGGGCGCGCTCCGCATACAGCGGTACGGCCATCTCCAGCAGCGCCATCACCAGGAAGACCCACGGGCGGCCGGCCTCCGGCAGGATCAGTAGCCCCAGCCAGCCGATCTGGCACAGCCCGATGGCGTACCGCAGCGCCATCGTCCGCTCGGGGCCCCGGCTCGACCGCGCCACGCGCAGCCACTGCGCCGTCATGGCTAGCCGCATGATCACATAGCCCAGGATGACGACCGGGTACGCGTGTTCCTCGAACGCCTGGGAGACCCCTGCCGTCAGGACGAGCACGCCGGCTATCTGGATCAGCGTGACGATCCGATACAGCACGTCGTCGTTGTCGTAAGCCGAGGCGAACCACGTGAAGTTCATCCACGCCCACCAGATAGCGAAGAAGATCATCAAGTAGTTGAGGATCCCATCGCCCGTGTGTCCCTCGACTATGGCGTGCACCAACTGGGCGCCTGCCTGGGCTATGGCCACGATGAAGCACAGGTCGAAGAAGAGCTCCAGTGAGGAGACGCCGCGGTGGGTCTCGTCGCGGCCTCGCGCCGTGAGCCTGCTCAGTGGTCTGTAATGTGCGGGCGCCGTGGAGCGTACCGGCGGCGGAGTTGGGCTGCTTGTCATCTGGTGAGCCAAGCTCCGAAACGCCGCTGCAGTCGGGGATTGATCTGCCAGACCATCGCTGCTGCTGCCGCCGGGACGAGTACAGCAAGTCGTACCGGCAGGTACAGATCTTCCAGAACAGGGTTCGTGGCCAGGCCCAGCAGGACGATGGTGGGGTAGATAGCGCACACGGTGAGCAGCCACAGCTTCCAAGGCCGGACGACGGCCGGAACGGTGGGGCCGAGACGGGGTTCGGCGTTCGCGAGATCGTTCCGTCTCTGCTCCCGGAGCATATGCCGGACGTCTGTCACTGTCGGTGGGCTTGGCAGTCCGGGATCGTCGGCACCGTAGGCATGGGAAACAAGTCTCTCGTTCATGGACCACTCCAAATCGTAATGTTGCGTTTTGATTCCATCGGTTCCTGCACGACCGACGCGATGTTGGCGCTGCGTGATGGGCTGTCCGCGCGCAACAGCGGCAGCAGTTGCCAGGTGAACAGCACAGGGCTCGGATGGTTTCACCGCCAGCCGCTGCGGGTGTCGTGCCGTCACTTCGGCCTCGAGATGCTGGGTCTTGGCCGGAGCGGACAAGTCGGCGATGAATTGCTCGGCCCTGAAATGTTGCGCCATCGGCACCGGTTGCTGCGGGTTGCGATCGTGCAGAAGCAACTGGTGCTCGGTTTCGTCAGACTCCTCAGCCAAAACAGACCAAGACCGTTCGTCGCTCCGGTGATCAGAATCGACGGCATGGTGCGGCCTTCTCATGCGAGGGCCCGGAGCCCGGGCGGGCTCCGGGCGAGTCATGTTCTGATCAGTGAGTGGACTGGGCGTGGTCCTGCTCCACATACACCTTGAGGGCCTGGAACTCCTCAATCGCTCGCGGGCCGCATAGATAGCCGTAACCGCTGCTCTTGACGCCGCCCTCCTCAAAGTCCTCGCTGATAGCTCCCCAGGTGTTGATCCATACAGTGCCGGTACGGATGCGCCGGGCGATCCGGCGGGCCTTCATCGAGTCCGAGCTGAACACCGAGGCGGCCAGGCCGTAGATGGTGGCGTTCGCCTTGGTCACGGCGTCGTCCTCGTCGTCGAAGATCTCGAACGTCTGGACCGGACCGAAGACCTCTTCCTGCACGATCCGGACGTCGGTGCGGTCCACCTCGATCAGGCTCGGCCGGTAGAACGCACCGGCGGCCAGGGGACCGTCGGTGACCACGCCGCCGCGCAGCAGTACCGTGCCATATGAGGTGGCTTCCTCGACGATCGCGTCCACCCGCTGGGCGGACGCCCTGTCGATCACCGGGCCGAGCTGGGCATCCTTGTCGTCGCCCGAACCGAGCCGCACCTGCGCGAGCGCGTTGGTGAGTCGAGTTCGCACCTGGTCGGCGATGTCCCGGTGCACCAGTACACGGGAGCCGGTGCAGCAGAACTGTCCGTTCATCAGCACCAGCGACTGCACCACGGTCGGGATCACCATGTCCAGATCGGCGTCAGGAAGGATCACCATCGGCGCCTTGCCGCCCAGTTCCAGACCGAGCCGCTTAAG
The sequence above is drawn from the Rhodococcus qingshengii JCM 15477 genome and encodes:
- a CDS encoding low temperature requirement protein A — its product is MTSSPTPPPVRSTAPAHYRPLSRLTARGRDETHRGVSSLELFFDLCFIVAIAQAGAQLVHAIVEGHTGDGILNYLMIFFAIWWAWMNFTWFASAYDNDDVLYRIVTLIQIAGVLVLTAGVSQAFEEHAYPVVILGYVIMRLAMTAQWLRVARSSRGPERTMALRYAIGLCQIGWLGLLILPEAGRPWVFLVMALLEMAVPLYAERAHPTPWHPHHIAERYGLLTLIVLGETIAAATVAVKSGIDEHEALGELVPIAAGGLLIIFAAWWVYFAVPIHGHLRSNRQSFLWGYGHYLIFVSGAAIGAGLEVAVEQAVGKAHLSALSASAAVTLPTALFLLTVWALHSHFYKVGIAQQSVLPVTALLVVVCTFLGHWTVLAVGLVAALAVTAGVTLTALGAGPERRRGEESAAVPAL
- a CDS encoding aldehyde dehydrogenase family protein, whose amino-acid sequence is MNTIAQHWINGQWTGSGSVLESINPADGTVVGSFYDGGEAEASAAVDAAVAAFETTEWARTPSLRATALSRLADALEARVPEVAAMLSRENGKLLGETTWEVSGAVGWLRYAAASARTQNAGRAAETEPGQYTHSVPEPLGVAGIISPWNSPIMLTVRALGPALAAGCTVVVKLPAQTALTNELFAQALASVTEIPAGVVSVFTESGNTGAPFLVSSDKVDVINYTGSTPVGRRIAAAASTTLKRLGLELGGKAPMVILPDADLDMVIPTVVQSLVLMNGQFCCTGSRVLVHRDIADQVRTRLTNALAQVRLGSGDDKDAQLGPVIDRASAQRVDAIVEEATSYGTVLLRGGVVTDGPLAAGAFYRPSLIEVDRTDVRIVQEEVFGPVQTFEIFDDEDDAVTKANATIYGLAASVFSSDSMKARRIARRIRTGTVWINTWGAISEDFEEGGVKSSGYGYLCGPRAIEEFQALKVYVEQDHAQSTH